The following DNA comes from Tunturibacter psychrotolerans.
GACGCTGTCGAGGCGGTGCTAACCGAAGGGGTCAGTGCCGCGATGAACAGATTCAACCGTCGGCCAGACGATCCTGAGAATGGATCGGATGCGCTGAAGGAGAAGTAAAGCAGCAGCAAAGTGTTGTTACGGAAACTAGACGCAGTCGAAATTCCAAACCGGGTTGGCAGAACAGACGTCAGCACGGTGCGAAGCAGAACTTCGCAGAAAGAAGTAATCGAATGAATCGTACCTACGAAATCATGTTCATCGTCCGGCCGGACGTTGAAGAAGCCGAACTCGACAAGCTGATTGAAGGATTTTCCGCGAACGTCACCAATGGTGGCGGCGAAGTGAAGAGCGTCGAGAAGATGGGCCGCCGTCGGCTCGCCTACACCGTCCGCAAGTTCAATGACGGTTTCTACATCCTGCTGAACGTTGCCGCAGCCGGTTCGCTGATCACTGAGATCGAGCGCCGCCTCCGCGTCTCCGAGCAGGTCATCAAGTTCATTACGGTTCGCATGGATGAAGAAGAGAAGCGTCTCGCGAAGGTCAAGGCCATCCGCGACACCAAGGTGAAGCGCAGCGCGCAGCCGATCGCAGCTCCTGTCCAGGCAGCGGCAGCGACTGACCCAGAAGAAGAGAAGAAGCCAGTTGCAGCAGCCCCTGTCGCCGAGGCGCCAGCCGAGACTGTCTCCACCGCGGTCTAACTTCCGCCTTCGCCTAAACATTCGCGATGATGCTCAAACCGCATCGCGCATCGCACAACGCACTACGAACACCGATCTTCGCTTCCAATCGACTGCACTTCGCCGATTGTTCAGAGGCTCCAACGCGAACCTGGAGCGAGGAGAGGCACAACGTACCTGAGAGGGAAATATCATGGCTGACGAAACGCAATCCACTGAGCAGCACGCACCAACATCCCGCCCGG
Coding sequences within:
- the rpsF gene encoding 30S ribosomal protein S6; its protein translation is MNRTYEIMFIVRPDVEEAELDKLIEGFSANVTNGGGEVKSVEKMGRRRLAYTVRKFNDGFYILLNVAAAGSLITEIERRLRVSEQVIKFITVRMDEEEKRLAKVKAIRDTKVKRSAQPIAAPVQAAAATDPEEEKKPVAAAPVAEAPAETVSTAV